The following coding sequences lie in one Hydrogenophaga sp. PBL-H3 genomic window:
- a CDS encoding tripartite tricarboxylate transporter permease, translating to MELIEHLSLGFSVAFTLQNLLYAFVGCLLGTLIGVLPGIGPVATIAMLLPVTYGLEPVSALIMLAGIYYGAQYGGSTTAILVNLPGESSSVVTVIDGYQMARRGRAGPALAAAGLGSFFAGCVGTLVLAAFAPPLTEVALSFGPSEYFSLMIMGLIGAVVLASGSLLKALAMIVLGLLLGLVGTDVNSGVARFSFDIPELTDGISFVVIAMGVFGYGEIISNLSHSDEKREVFTDKVKGIFPTKEDFKNMLPAVIRGTALGSVLGILPGGGALLSSFAAYTIEKKTKLRPGEVPFGQGNIRGVAAPESANNAGAQTSFIPLLTLGIPPNAVMALMVGAMTIHNIQPGPQVMTSNPELFWGLIASMWIGNAMLIILNLPLIGMWIKLLAVPYRWLFPAIVLFCAVGVYSTNNNSFDIWMVALFGAIGYLFIKLGCEPAPLLLGFILGPMMEEYLRRALLISRGDWSVFVTRPISASLLAAASLLLVIVLLPSIKKKREEAFVEE from the coding sequence ATGGAACTCATCGAACACCTCTCACTGGGCTTCAGCGTTGCATTTACCTTGCAGAACCTGCTGTACGCCTTTGTTGGATGCCTGCTGGGGACGTTGATCGGCGTGCTGCCCGGCATCGGTCCTGTCGCCACCATCGCCATGTTGCTGCCCGTGACCTATGGTCTGGAGCCCGTTTCTGCCCTGATCATGCTCGCCGGCATTTATTACGGTGCGCAGTACGGTGGCTCCACCACCGCCATTCTTGTGAACTTGCCTGGGGAGTCGTCCTCGGTGGTGACCGTGATCGACGGCTACCAGATGGCACGCAGGGGCAGGGCGGGCCCGGCGCTGGCCGCCGCAGGCCTGGGTTCGTTTTTCGCTGGCTGCGTTGGCACCCTCGTGTTGGCCGCATTTGCCCCACCTCTGACGGAAGTCGCGTTGAGCTTTGGCCCGTCCGAATACTTCTCGCTCATGATCATGGGCCTCATTGGTGCCGTGGTGCTGGCCTCCGGCTCACTGCTCAAGGCGCTGGCCATGATCGTGCTCGGACTCCTGCTGGGCCTGGTTGGTACCGACGTGAACTCCGGTGTGGCGCGCTTCAGCTTTGACATCCCCGAACTCACCGACGGCATCAGCTTCGTCGTGATCGCCATGGGCGTGTTCGGCTACGGCGAGATCATCAGCAACCTGTCTCATTCCGACGAGAAACGCGAAGTTTTCACCGACAAGGTCAAAGGTATTTTCCCGACCAAGGAAGACTTCAAGAACATGCTGCCCGCCGTGATCCGCGGCACTGCCCTTGGCTCGGTGCTGGGTATTCTGCCCGGTGGCGGCGCGCTCCTGTCGTCGTTTGCGGCCTACACCATTGAGAAAAAGACCAAGCTGCGCCCGGGCGAGGTTCCTTTCGGCCAGGGCAACATTCGCGGTGTTGCAGCACCCGAGTCCGCCAACAACGCCGGCGCGCAAACCTCCTTCATCCCGCTGCTGACGCTGGGCATTCCGCCCAACGCCGTGATGGCGCTGATGGTGGGCGCGATGACCATCCACAACATTCAGCCTGGCCCCCAGGTGATGACCTCCAATCCTGAATTGTTCTGGGGTCTGATTGCATCGATGTGGATTGGCAATGCAATGCTGATCATCCTGAACCTCCCACTCATCGGCATGTGGATCAAACTGCTGGCCGTGCCGTATCGCTGGTTGTTCCCGGCCATCGTGTTGTTCTGCGCGGTCGGCGTGTATTCGACCAACAACAACAGCTTCGACATCTGGATGGTCGCGCTGTTTGGAGCGATTGGCTATTTGTTCATCAAGCTGGGTTGCGAGCCGGCGCCTTTGCTGCTCGGTTTCATTCTTGGCCCGATGATGGAGGAGTACCTGCGCCGTGCCTTGCTGATTTCACGTGGCGACTGGTCGGTGTTTGTCACACGGCCCATCTCGGCTTCGCTGTTGGCCGCTGCCAGCTTGCTGCTTGTCATTGTGCTGCTGCCTTCAATCAAGAAGAAGCGTGAAGAAGCATTCGTTGAAGAATGA
- a CDS encoding VC1465 family Xer recombination activation factor — protein sequence MEQALRFKAMYTRLGFSVADAAKFLQVTPRTVHAWISGRVRIPYAAYKLLRVQLHYELPGDAWSGWSLSAGRLYTPEGHELSPHDFSWWSLLCRKAAMFSALYAESASRAGRAVATTAGHAQACPPAAALAMPPTDGGRSPQATGPNSFLEHFRKWERVADGGLALDASESIAKQEEIPQHEKGACMARKRTRQLGGSGGGTGGRAARLDVAQIQQEEVTKARRAGELPFEGSSLLRGLLTRSVADLAAREWAAVTGGAGVVLVDGRPVDPGAVK from the coding sequence ATGGAACAAGCCCTCCGGTTCAAAGCCATGTACACCCGCCTGGGGTTTTCTGTGGCCGATGCTGCGAAGTTTCTTCAGGTGACGCCGCGCACGGTGCACGCCTGGATTTCTGGCCGTGTGCGCATCCCGTACGCGGCCTACAAGCTGTTGCGGGTCCAGCTGCATTACGAGCTGCCCGGGGACGCCTGGAGCGGCTGGAGCTTGAGCGCAGGCAGGCTGTACACGCCTGAGGGGCACGAGCTGAGCCCTCACGACTTCTCTTGGTGGTCGCTGCTGTGCCGCAAGGCTGCGATGTTCTCGGCCCTCTACGCGGAGTCAGCTTCACGGGCTGGGCGGGCTGTGGCGACGACGGCCGGGCATGCGCAAGCGTGCCCGCCGGCGGCGGCGCTGGCCATGCCGCCCACCGACGGTGGGCGGTCGCCGCAGGCGACCGGCCCTAATTCATTCTTAGAACACTTTAGGAAATGGGAGAGAGTCGCCGACGGCGGGCTGGCGCTTGATGCTTCGGAATCGATAGCAAAACAGGAAGAAATTCCACAACATGAAAAAGGAGCCTGTATGGCCAGAAAACGAACCCGCCAGCTTGGCGGTAGCGGCGGGGGTACTGGTGGCCGTGCGGCTCGCCTCGATGTTGCTCAGATTCAGCAGGAGGAGGTCACCAAAGCGCGCAGGGCGGGTGAGTTGCCGTTCGAGGGGTCTTCCCTGCTCCGTGGCCTGTTGACGCGCTCTGTGGCCGATCTGGCGGCCCGGGAGTGGGCGGCGGTGACGGGGGGCGCTGGTGTGGTTCTGGTGGACGGTAGGCCCGTCGATCCGGGGGCGGTGAAGTGA
- a CDS encoding VC1465 family Xer recombination activation factor, whose amino-acid sequence MEQAHRFKAMYTRLGFSVADAAKFLQVTPRTVHAWISGRVRIPYAAYKLLRVQLHYELPGDAWSGWSLSAGRLYTPEGHELSPHDFSWWSLLCRKASMFTALYAQQRAAGRTATGQAIAQLAEPGAWPGTAKCGPTDAVGRPAQPAGPNSFLEHFRNVAYLADGPLPLDAAESIASPKNISHYEKEACMARKRTRQLGGSGGGTGGRATRLGVAQIRQEDINELRRTGKLPLEGSPLLHRLLGRSVASVAAREWTDVTGGAGVVLVDGKPVDVKGGV is encoded by the coding sequence ATGGAACAAGCCCACCGGTTCAAAGCCATGTACACCCGCCTGGGGTTTTCTGTGGCCGATGCTGCGAAGTTTCTTCAGGTGACGCCGCGCACGGTGCACGCCTGGATTTCGGGCCGTGTGCGCATCCCGTACGCGGCCTACAAGCTGTTGCGGGTCCAGCTGCACTACGAGCTGCCCGGGGACGCTTGGAGCGGCTGGAGCTTGAGCGCAGGCAGGCTGTACACGCCTGAGGGCCACGAGCTGAGCCCGCATGACTTCTCCTGGTGGTCATTGCTGTGTCGCAAGGCTTCGATGTTCACCGCGCTCTACGCCCAGCAGCGAGCGGCTGGGCGGACTGCGACGGGCCAGGCCATCGCGCAGCTGGCGGAGCCAGGCGCGTGGCCAGGCACGGCGAAGTGCGGCCCGACCGACGCAGTCGGGCGGCCGGCGCAGCCGGCCGGCCCTAATTCATTCTTAGAACACTTTAGAAATGTGGCCTACCTTGCGGACGGCCCGCTGCCCCTTGATGCTGCGGAATCGATAGCAAGCCCGAAAAACATTTCACACTATGAAAAGGAGGCCTGTATGGCAAGAAAACGAACTCGGCAGCTTGGCGGTAGCGGCGGGGGCACTGGTGGCCGGGCGACTCGCCTGGGCGTGGCTCAGATTCGCCAGGAAGACATCAACGAGCTTCGCAGGACCGGCAAGTTGCCTTTGGAGGGGTCGCCCCTGTTGCATCGCCTTCTCGGGCGCTCTGTGGCCTCTGTGGCCGCTCGGGAGTGGACTGACGTGACTGGGGGTGCTGGCGTCGTTCTGGTGGACGGCAAGCCGGTTGATGTGAAGGGGGGTGTTTGA
- a CDS encoding ABC transporter substrate-binding protein encodes MKNLFLSLSLIGAATLVGCGKTETPAPEAAPAAAPVAAPAAAPAELPELKVAIDPTYEPFTFKTADGKPTGFDVDIAEALCNQIKRKCVYVEQVWDSMIPGLQAKKYDAIISSMSITEERQQVVDFTDKYYFTPSRIVVKTGTAFTDAASLKGKKIGVLKGSTQEKYAMGELKAAGVNVVPYEAQDQVYLDIKSGRLDGTVADQVEVNGGFLSKPEGAGYGFVGPVLADSKYFGTGVGVALRKGETALKDELNAAIKAIRSNGVYETVSKKYFDFDVYGN; translated from the coding sequence ATGAAAAACCTGTTTTTGTCTCTGAGTCTGATTGGCGCAGCCACCCTGGTTGGTTGCGGCAAAACCGAAACCCCGGCGCCCGAAGCGGCCCCTGCAGCAGCGCCTGTTGCTGCTCCTGCTGCTGCACCGGCCGAATTGCCTGAACTCAAGGTCGCAATCGACCCGACCTACGAGCCTTTCACCTTCAAAACTGCCGATGGAAAACCCACTGGTTTTGACGTGGACATCGCCGAAGCACTGTGCAACCAGATCAAACGCAAATGCGTTTACGTCGAGCAAGTGTGGGACAGCATGATCCCGGGCCTGCAAGCAAAGAAGTACGACGCCATCATCAGCTCGATGTCGATCACCGAAGAACGCCAGCAAGTGGTGGATTTCACCGACAAGTACTACTTCACGCCCAGCCGCATCGTGGTCAAGACAGGCACGGCGTTCACAGACGCCGCCTCTCTCAAGGGCAAGAAGATCGGCGTGCTCAAAGGCAGCACGCAAGAGAAGTACGCCATGGGTGAACTCAAGGCCGCGGGCGTGAATGTGGTTCCCTACGAGGCCCAGGACCAGGTCTATCTGGATATCAAATCCGGCCGTCTGGACGGCACCGTGGCTGACCAGGTTGAAGTCAATGGCGGCTTCCTGAGCAAGCCTGAAGGCGCCGGCTACGGGTTCGTTGGCCCTGTGCTTGCGGATTCCAAGTACTTTGGCACCGGCGTTGGCGTGGCCCTGCGCAAAGGCGAGACCGCTCTCAAGGATGAGCTGAACGCCGCGATCAAGGCCATTCGCTCGAACGGCGTCTACGAGACGGTCAGCAAGAAGTACTTCGACTTCGACGTCTACGGCAACTGA
- a CDS encoding ABC transporter permease yields the protein MSGYFASILQGALLTVGVSLAALAVAILLGLMGAVAKLSGRPILVGLASVYTTLVRGIPELVLMLLIFYGGTIGLNHLLEAMGSKSSVDINPFLAGMLTIGFIYGAYMTETFRGAILAIPKGQMEAAWAFGMGPMRTFLRITAPQMVRYALPGFTNNWLVLIKATALISLIGLQEMTYLAKQASAATREPFTFFLFAAALFLVYTSVSLWALRWLDRRFSLGVKRANT from the coding sequence TTGTCCGGCTATTTCGCCTCCATCCTGCAGGGCGCCCTCCTCACGGTGGGCGTCTCACTGGCCGCCCTGGCGGTGGCGATCTTGCTGGGCTTGATGGGCGCAGTGGCCAAGCTGTCGGGCCGCCCCATTCTCGTGGGATTGGCCAGCGTCTACACCACGCTGGTGCGCGGTATCCCTGAGCTGGTGCTCATGTTGCTGATCTTCTACGGCGGCACCATTGGGCTCAACCACCTGCTCGAAGCGATGGGCAGCAAGTCATCGGTGGACATCAATCCGTTTCTCGCGGGCATGCTCACGATCGGGTTTATCTATGGTGCCTACATGACGGAGACCTTCCGCGGCGCGATTCTGGCCATTCCAAAGGGGCAGATGGAAGCGGCCTGGGCCTTCGGCATGGGCCCCATGCGCACGTTTTTACGCATCACGGCCCCCCAGATGGTGCGCTATGCCTTGCCCGGCTTCACCAACAACTGGTTGGTCCTGATCAAGGCAACCGCCCTCATCAGCCTGATTGGCTTGCAGGAAATGACCTACCTTGCCAAGCAGGCCAGCGCTGCCACCCGCGAGCCGTTCACCTTTTTCCTGTTTGCCGCTGCGTTGTTCTTGGTTTACACCTCCGTCTCGCTGTGGGCGTTGCGTTGGCTGGACCGCCGCTTCAGCTTGGGCGTGAAACGCGCCAACACCTGA
- a CDS encoding ABC transporter permease, with protein sequence MKWEVIFQPNTLAMYGEGLITTLWLLLSSLGVGTVLAVLFALALTSSVAPLRWLVGAYTYVIRGTPLLIQLYLIYYGLAQLDWIQARWNDVWPWTHFKEPFFCALLAFSLNTAGYTAEMLAGAIRETAAGEIEAAQAMGMSSATAMRRIVLPSAIRRTLPAYSNEVVMMLHATSLASTVPAMLDVTAAASRIYSDFYLPFEAYIFAAAIYLTITFSLVGAFKLAERRFLAHLAPRGH encoded by the coding sequence ATGAAATGGGAAGTCATCTTTCAGCCCAACACCCTGGCCATGTATGGCGAGGGTCTCATCACAACCCTTTGGTTGCTACTCTCTTCGCTGGGCGTGGGCACGGTGCTCGCCGTGCTGTTCGCACTGGCACTGACGAGTTCGGTGGCACCGCTGCGCTGGCTCGTCGGCGCCTACACCTATGTCATCCGAGGCACGCCGCTGCTGATTCAGCTCTATCTGATCTATTACGGCCTGGCGCAACTGGACTGGATCCAGGCGCGCTGGAACGACGTGTGGCCCTGGACGCATTTCAAGGAGCCGTTCTTCTGTGCCTTGCTCGCCTTCAGTCTGAACACCGCAGGCTACACCGCCGAGATGCTCGCCGGAGCGATCAGGGAAACCGCTGCTGGTGAGATCGAGGCCGCGCAGGCCATGGGCATGAGCTCGGCCACCGCCATGCGGCGCATCGTTCTGCCCAGCGCCATTCGCCGGACCTTGCCGGCGTACAGCAACGAGGTGGTCATGATGCTGCACGCCACCAGTCTGGCCAGCACCGTGCCCGCCATGCTGGACGTGACCGCAGCCGCCAGCCGCATCTACTCCGACTTCTACCTGCCCTTCGAGGCCTACATTTTTGCGGCCGCGATCTACCTCACCATCACATTCAGCCTGGTGGGCGCTTTCAAGCTCGCCGAGCGGCGTTTCCTGGCCCACCTGGCACCGCGCGGGCATTGA
- a CDS encoding succinylglutamate desuccinylase/aspartoacylase family protein codes for MQRTEYPLLSPSLGSQKTLVGFHFGVPGARPKVYIQASLHAEELPGMLVAHHLRERLVEAEKAGLIRGEIVLVPAANPIGLSQRLDHRAMGRFEFDTAQNFNRHYPDMAAAVLADARSRMGPNAHANVATVRQLVGEWLAQWQPTSELDCMRRRLLLLSHDADLVLDLHCDTDAVMHLYSEEACWPPFEPLARLLGCQAVLLARESGGGPFDERLSGLWWQLAAALRAAGLSAPLPQACASTTVELRGEDNVSHDTARHDAQAIFAFLEHAGALAATAVRPLPPMACRPTPLAGSQTLRSPVPGVLVFLAKPGARLDVGDVVAEVIDPTAADFARVHEVRAEVSGVLYATVRERYIVSGGEVGKIAGATPFRSGDLLGA; via the coding sequence ATGCAACGCACTGAATACCCCCTGCTGAGTCCAAGCCTGGGCAGCCAGAAGACTTTGGTTGGCTTTCACTTTGGTGTGCCCGGTGCCCGCCCCAAGGTGTACATACAGGCCAGCCTGCATGCTGAAGAGTTGCCCGGCATGCTGGTCGCGCACCACTTGCGTGAGCGCCTGGTAGAGGCCGAAAAGGCGGGACTCATTCGGGGCGAGATCGTCCTGGTGCCGGCGGCCAACCCGATCGGCCTGAGCCAGCGCCTGGACCACCGTGCCATGGGACGCTTCGAGTTCGACACGGCTCAAAACTTCAACCGCCACTACCCGGACATGGCCGCCGCGGTGCTGGCCGATGCCAGGTCTCGCATGGGTCCCAATGCCCATGCCAACGTGGCCACGGTGCGCCAGCTCGTGGGTGAGTGGCTTGCCCAATGGCAGCCCACCAGCGAGCTCGACTGCATGCGCCGGCGGTTGTTGCTGCTCTCCCACGACGCCGACCTGGTGCTCGACCTCCACTGCGACACCGACGCAGTGATGCACCTCTACAGCGAGGAAGCCTGCTGGCCACCGTTCGAGCCACTGGCGCGCCTGCTCGGCTGCCAGGCCGTGCTGCTGGCTCGCGAGTCCGGTGGAGGACCCTTCGATGAGCGTCTGTCGGGTCTGTGGTGGCAGTTGGCCGCTGCACTGCGCGCCGCAGGCTTGAGCGCGCCCCTGCCTCAGGCCTGTGCCAGCACGACCGTGGAACTGCGTGGCGAGGACAATGTTTCGCACGACACCGCCCGACACGACGCTCAGGCGATCTTTGCTTTTCTGGAACACGCAGGCGCGTTGGCCGCCACCGCTGTTCGCCCGCTGCCGCCCATGGCCTGCAGGCCAACACCGCTGGCGGGCTCGCAGACGCTGCGTTCACCCGTACCGGGCGTGCTCGTGTTTCTCGCAAAACCAGGTGCCCGTCTGGACGTGGGCGACGTAGTCGCCGAGGTGATCGACCCCACAGCCGCTGACTTTGCACGGGTGCACGAGGTGCGCGCCGAGGTCTCGGGCGTGCTGTATGCCACCGTGCGCGAGCGCTACATCGTTTCAGGCGGTGAAGTCGGCAAGATTGCCGGCGCCACACCGTTCCGCTCCGGCGACCTGCTGGGCGCCTGA